A section of the Engystomops pustulosus chromosome 3, aEngPut4.maternal, whole genome shotgun sequence genome encodes:
- the TCF21 gene encoding transcription factor 21 produces the protein MSTGSLSDVEDFHEVEMLGCDAMKLDSSKDFGISNDSNEESSNCDNGSPKKGRGTTAGKRRKTPRKKSPLTGVNHEGKQVQRNAANARERARMRVLSKAFSRLKTTLPWVPPDTKLSKLDTLRLASSYIAHLRQILANDKYENGYIHPVNLTWPFMVAGKPENDLKEVVGTSRLCGPTAS, from the exons ATGTCTACTGGCTCTCTGAGTGATGTGGAGGACTTCCACGAGGTGGAAATGTTGGGCTGTGATGCCATGAAACTGGATTCTAGTAAGGACTTTGGAATCTCAAATGACAGCAATGAGGAAAGTTCtaattgtgacaatggttctcctaagaaaggcagaggaacaACTGCAGGGAAGAGAAGAAAAACACCACGAAAGAAAAGTCCTCTGACAGGAGTGAATCATGAAGGGAAGCAGGTCCAGAGGAATGCAGCTAATGCAAGGGAAAGGGCCAGGATGAGGGTGCTCAGCAAAGCTTTTTCCAGGCTCAAGACCACCTTACCCTGGGTACCACCAGACACTAAACTTTCTAAGCTAGATACCCTGAGGCTGGCATCAAGCTACATAGCTCATCTGAGGCAGATCTTAGCCAATGACAAATATGAGAATGGTTACATTCATCCTGTGAATCTG ACTTGGCCCTTTATGGTAGCTGGAAAACCTGAAAATGACCTTAAGGAGGTGGTGGGTACAAGTCGCCTGTGTGGCCCCACGGCATCATGA